A part of Marinobacter psychrophilus genomic DNA contains:
- a CDS encoding phosphate ABC transporter substrate-binding protein: MKLIKQALIGSMVLSASLASAGNLDYEGSSTVGKFIADASKAYTASQLVLKTKTESAGGERCAAFNKCDFGGVAREVNQKYLDKGVTATLIGKDAIAAVVNSANPVKALSTEQLRGIFSQKITNWSEIGGNDQAINVYIVKQGSATRKVFAKHALSGIDYGQTAEVITPDAKIVSTISRDPAGIGQISFAFLEGDAGVVPVSVDGQEATVENSNYPITRPLYLTTNGAPAGETKAFIDWVRSAQGQKVLKQRFVGVR; the protein is encoded by the coding sequence ATGAAGTTAATTAAGCAAGCATTGATTGGATCTATGGTTCTGTCTGCATCGCTAGCATCTGCTGGAAATCTTGACTATGAAGGTTCCTCTACGGTGGGCAAATTCATTGCTGATGCCAGTAAAGCCTACACAGCATCCCAACTGGTACTGAAAACTAAAACGGAAAGCGCCGGTGGTGAACGTTGTGCGGCGTTTAACAAATGCGATTTCGGCGGAGTCGCCCGTGAGGTTAACCAGAAGTATCTTGATAAGGGAGTAACAGCGACATTAATTGGTAAAGATGCCATCGCCGCAGTGGTTAACTCAGCGAATCCTGTTAAGGCGTTATCCACCGAGCAACTAAGAGGTATCTTTTCTCAAAAAATCACAAACTGGTCGGAAATAGGCGGTAATGATCAGGCTATTAACGTCTATATCGTTAAGCAAGGGTCGGCGACCCGTAAGGTGTTCGCTAAGCATGCGCTAAGCGGCATTGATTATGGACAAACGGCTGAGGTCATAACTCCCGATGCCAAAATCGTATCCACAATATCGCGTGATCCAGCAGGTATTGGTCAAATCAGCTTTGCCTTTCTGGAAGGTGATGCCGGGGTTGTACCGGTCTCGGTAGACGGCCAGGAAGCCACAGTTGAAAATTCCAATTACCCGATTACTCGACCATTGTATCTCACGACAAACGGTGCACCCGCAGGTGAAACCAAGGCTTTTATAGACTGGGTCCGATCTGCACAGGGCCAGAAAGTTCTAAAGCAACGCTTTGTTGGCGTTAGATAA
- a CDS encoding type II toxin-antitoxin system RelE/ParE family toxin, which yields MKLVYTDEAIEDLKRLRAFIAVNNPSAAARIAIELVGKIELLPDFPKMGTQVEMAPVPNSIRDMIFGKYIVRYSVHASVIIILRVWHSLEGER from the coding sequence GTGAAACTGGTTTACACGGATGAAGCCATTGAAGATTTAAAGCGCCTCAGGGCGTTCATCGCGGTTAACAACCCGTCGGCGGCGGCCAGGATCGCCATCGAATTGGTTGGTAAAATCGAGTTGCTTCCAGATTTCCCCAAAATGGGCACTCAAGTGGAAATGGCACCAGTGCCTAATTCCATTCGAGATATGATTTTCGGAAAGTACATCGTTCGATATTCAGTTCACGCCAGTGTCATCATCATTCTGCGGGTATGGCACAGCCTGGAGGGTGAACGATAG
- a CDS encoding FeoA family protein — protein MNSAVFPSALQTQTRLDQCRKGATLRVTGLLPQSLFGSHDEQVGLRLKELGFLPGAHLKVIGFGLFGGDPMAVQVNGTKFALRRAEAAKICVEEVTQVGGR, from the coding sequence ATGAATTCGGCTGTATTTCCCAGTGCACTGCAGACCCAAACCCGCCTCGATCAGTGCCGAAAGGGCGCGACTTTGAGGGTCACCGGCTTACTCCCGCAATCTCTATTTGGCTCCCATGACGAGCAAGTTGGCCTAAGGCTTAAAGAGCTTGGGTTCCTTCCGGGTGCTCATCTTAAGGTGATAGGTTTTGGTCTGTTTGGTGGCGACCCCATGGCGGTTCAGGTCAATGGAACCAAGTTCGCCTTACGCCGTGCCGAAGCGGCTAAAATTTGTGTTGAAGAGGTCACCCAAGTGGGTGGTAGATAG
- a CDS encoding methyl-accepting chemotaxis protein, which produces MFTSIRARLILLFGVLTLFILISTASTYWVAHSQKNDAALIGAANRLQTTVLNIQNGTGLLIRAIESELSTDKLGQDLLSLIDSYQTDMALLKSESPNSPDIESMVNQWKAIISQLNVLLADNVVVASDEFYNITSEINQVWQPLEEKAKILSALYEQSATQKVNKLASMQGLLAAAGLIVAGLAIFLSHHWITSPLRKLSERLHSIESNSDLSLQVEHSGKDEIGHASANINRLLAKFRRHLIQGMTQASEVKMASETMSKSSNRLDSDAEKQSLELSLAATATTEMGATIQEVAQNTQFVADAALDARAETVKGLDYAKNVGDSMEKTSSVISQATDVVADLAIQAGNVGSILDVIRSIADQTNLLALNAAIEAARAGEQGRGFAVVADEVRMLAQKTQGSIEDIQSIISTLQQESAHASKVMKTGQEQVQSSVVAVLESNQVLEAISRQVESISDMSTQVAAAIVEQSCTVEEINKNLTEISGRVSQGAEEAKGMASSAESLVKTALDLNSSIAEFKV; this is translated from the coding sequence ATGTTTACGTCGATCAGAGCAAGATTAATTTTACTATTTGGGGTGTTGACCCTATTTATTCTCATTTCAACAGCATCAACATATTGGGTGGCTCATTCTCAAAAAAATGATGCTGCTTTGATCGGCGCTGCAAACAGACTCCAAACGACCGTTCTGAATATTCAAAATGGCACCGGATTATTGATAAGAGCGATTGAAAGCGAATTAAGTACAGATAAGCTTGGGCAAGACCTTCTCAGTTTGATTGACAGCTATCAAACAGACATGGCTTTGCTAAAAAGCGAGTCCCCAAATAGCCCTGACATTGAGTCAATGGTCAATCAATGGAAAGCTATAATCAGTCAGCTTAACGTGTTGCTGGCAGATAACGTCGTTGTGGCGTCTGATGAGTTTTACAATATTACGAGTGAAATAAATCAGGTGTGGCAACCGCTTGAAGAAAAAGCAAAAATATTGTCGGCATTGTACGAACAAAGTGCGACTCAGAAAGTCAATAAGTTAGCCAGTATGCAAGGGCTATTAGCCGCTGCGGGTCTAATCGTTGCGGGACTCGCTATTTTTCTTAGCCATCACTGGATTACATCCCCGCTTAGAAAATTATCTGAACGCCTTCATTCTATTGAATCAAACTCCGATCTTAGCTTGCAGGTCGAGCACTCCGGAAAGGATGAAATCGGCCATGCATCGGCTAATATTAATAGGCTGTTAGCAAAGTTCCGTCGGCACTTAATTCAGGGTATGACTCAGGCAAGTGAAGTGAAGATGGCTTCTGAAACCATGAGTAAATCAAGCAATCGACTTGATAGCGATGCCGAAAAACAAAGTTTAGAGCTGTCTTTAGCCGCTACTGCCACAACGGAGATGGGGGCAACTATTCAGGAAGTGGCCCAGAACACTCAGTTCGTTGCCGATGCGGCGCTTGATGCACGAGCTGAAACGGTGAAAGGATTGGATTATGCCAAAAATGTTGGCGATAGTATGGAAAAAACATCGTCAGTGATTAGCCAGGCAACAGATGTCGTCGCTGATTTAGCCATTCAAGCAGGTAATGTAGGTTCGATACTGGATGTCATAAGGAGTATCGCAGATCAAACTAACCTTCTCGCCCTTAACGCAGCGATAGAAGCAGCAAGAGCCGGCGAGCAAGGCAGAGGTTTTGCCGTTGTTGCTGATGAAGTCAGGATGCTGGCACAAAAAACGCAAGGATCGATCGAAGATATTCAATCTATTATCTCGACATTGCAGCAAGAATCGGCGCATGCCAGCAAAGTCATGAAAACAGGGCAAGAGCAAGTACAATCCAGTGTGGTTGCAGTCTTGGAGAGTAACCAGGTACTCGAAGCTATCAGTCGCCAAGTGGAATCGATTAGCGATATGAGCACCCAAGTTGCAGCGGCTATTGTTGAGCAATCTTGCACAGTAGAAGAGATTAACAAAAATCTGACTGAGATTAGCGGACGAGTTTCGCAAGGTGCAGAGGAAGCAAAAGGAATGGCGAGTTCTGCCGAATCTTTGGTGAAAACGGCTCTTGACTTAAATAGTAGCATCGCTGAATTTAAGGTCTAA
- a CDS encoding CopG family ribbon-helix-helix protein: MSVTTVRLQAEVEQHLEAIAGRLHRSKSWVINQALSEYIEKQQLEQERWTQTLEAMESAAQGKLVDASEVHRWLNSWGTENEQDAPRSGK, translated from the coding sequence ATGAGTGTCACTACAGTTCGTCTTCAAGCAGAAGTTGAGCAGCATCTGGAAGCCATCGCCGGTAGGCTTCATCGGAGTAAGAGCTGGGTAATCAACCAGGCATTGTCGGAATACATAGAAAAGCAGCAGCTAGAGCAGGAGCGATGGACGCAAACGCTGGAAGCAATGGAATCTGCCGCACAAGGCAAGTTGGTTGATGCCAGTGAAGTACACCGTTGGCTTAATAGTTGGGGAACCGAGAACGAGCAGGATGCGCCTAGGTCAGGCAAGTGA
- a CDS encoding RusA family crossover junction endodeoxyribonuclease: protein MSDELIEELALANSGTVPSPFGKAEFEVLGSPASVQSKKAVREEYINAIREQLKEKKYLLTGDLILNVTWLLPAKNRYETDAKVDIDNCLKPIIDAFTGPDGFFIDDCQLRGLYICWRNIESDNERLHFEFEFQADQYSLKEELAFIQLDGALCTPVNLNWPSAAKILWAGMLKTNQTSKNILEKLGVSYPEVAGFLGGGQPFHRTRVNNFKLLSLSEFACLGATSEKV from the coding sequence ATGAGTGATGAATTAATAGAAGAATTAGCGTTGGCAAATTCTGGAACCGTACCTTCGCCGTTTGGTAAGGCGGAGTTTGAGGTACTTGGATCACCTGCTTCAGTGCAATCTAAAAAGGCTGTTCGGGAGGAGTATATCAATGCAATAAGAGAGCAGCTCAAGGAGAAAAAATACTTATTAACAGGTGATTTGATACTTAATGTAACTTGGCTGCTTCCGGCCAAAAATCGATATGAAACTGATGCAAAAGTCGATATTGATAATTGCTTGAAACCTATAATTGACGCATTTACTGGGCCGGATGGTTTCTTTATAGATGACTGCCAACTACGTGGGTTATATATATGCTGGCGTAATATTGAGTCAGACAATGAGCGGCTTCATTTTGAATTTGAATTCCAAGCTGATCAATATTCTTTAAAGGAGGAGCTTGCTTTCATTCAGCTAGATGGAGCACTTTGTACTCCTGTAAATTTGAATTGGCCATCAGCTGCCAAAATTTTATGGGCTGGCATGCTCAAGACAAATCAGACGAGCAAAAATATCCTAGAAAAGTTAGGAGTAAGCTACCCGGAAGTTGCAGGTTTTTTAGGTGGAGGGCAACCGTTCCATCGAACGAGAGTCAATAATTTTAAACTATTGTCACTAAGTGAATTTGCATGTTTGGGTGCAACTAGTGAAAAGGTATAA
- a CDS encoding DUF3703 domain-containing protein, which produces MANACWAESVEDAQQEFAHLERAHVIGHESTFWHVEVHVLMLVWAFRSRSAKEAVGQLFWIVDAATKTVFSLVSQGNTGGANVSPFRKMPIAPDLVTLIHEPKSGV; this is translated from the coding sequence CTGGCGAATGCTTGTTGGGCAGAGTCAGTTGAGGACGCTCAGCAGGAGTTTGCCCATCTGGAACGAGCCCATGTGATTGGCCATGAATCGACTTTTTGGCACGTTGAAGTTCATGTGTTGATGCTGGTATGGGCCTTTCGCAGTCGCTCAGCCAAAGAAGCTGTAGGTCAGCTTTTTTGGATCGTTGACGCTGCGACTAAAACGGTATTTAGTCTGGTATCCCAGGGTAATACGGGTGGCGCTAATGTTAGCCCGTTCAGGAAAATGCCAATCGCGCCGGACTTGGTGACCCTGATTCACGAGCCCAAGTCGGGTGTATAG
- a CDS encoding excalibur calcium-binding domain-containing protein — protein sequence MNKIFILAIVLVAGWYGNSLYQQNDLPFMQNSETYSGSGEQLKCITKDGRVLYGSVPQGTVCERRESVKGSLTIVSSEAVSANQSSNQKKSSFKCDGRQHCSQMNSKAEAEYFVKNCPNTKMDGDHDGVPCENDSRF from the coding sequence ATGAACAAAATCTTCATACTTGCCATAGTTTTGGTTGCTGGGTGGTACGGAAACTCTTTATACCAACAAAATGATTTGCCGTTCATGCAAAACTCGGAGACTTACTCTGGATCTGGTGAACAATTAAAGTGCATCACAAAAGACGGTAGAGTTTTATACGGCAGCGTGCCCCAAGGAACTGTATGTGAAAGGCGAGAGTCCGTTAAAGGCTCATTAACAATCGTTTCTAGTGAAGCCGTAAGCGCTAACCAGAGCAGTAACCAAAAAAAATCAAGTTTCAAATGTGATGGCAGACAACACTGCAGTCAAATGAACTCAAAAGCTGAAGCTGAGTATTTTGTCAAAAATTGTCCAAACACTAAAATGGATGGGGATCACGATGGGGTCCCGTGTGAAAATGATTCCCGATTTTAG
- the feoB gene encoding ferrous iron transporter B, whose amino-acid sequence MSQIKANIDADKAPLSFALIGNPNGGKTSLFNRLTGARAKVANYPGVTVERRSGMINGLSKKAELLDLPGTYSLFVTSPDEQVARDFILGNIRGEARPDVLIAVVDATNLRLGLRLVMELRSLNRPLILALNQMDTARSRGISIDTASLSKDIGIPVIETIAVNSHGVDALKHQLNQYAHEQTGDAQALALSDRQESVEALYDKIASLIRSHVIQPAQTPRWQDRLDQVAMHPVLGLVVLFTILLVVFQAVFAWATPAVDAIDAGFGMLGDLLTYILPVGILRDFLVNGIIAGVGGVIVFLPQIILLFLFILLLEDSGYLTRAAFLLDRPMRGLGLSGRSFIPLLSSFACAVPGIMATRTISDPRERFITIMVAPLMTCSARLPVYALIIGAFIPRKTIAGVFNLQGLTLFGLYFAGVASASLVAWIMRRRQAREEFPLLLELPSYRWPMAYHVFIGLRERVWIFMRRVGTIILSLSVILWFLASYPGAPVDATRSAIEYSFAGMLGNWMQPFFAPLGFNWQMCIALIPSMAAREVAVSALATVYAVAGGDHALGSALYSSWSLPVAFAYLAWFVYAPQCIATIAVVRRETNSVKSTALFTFYLFGLAYFAAWATYQISALLTY is encoded by the coding sequence TTGAGCCAAATTAAAGCAAATATCGACGCTGACAAGGCACCGCTAAGTTTTGCACTGATAGGAAACCCTAACGGCGGAAAAACGTCTCTCTTTAACCGTTTAACCGGTGCACGAGCCAAGGTGGCCAATTACCCCGGCGTTACCGTTGAACGGCGTTCGGGCATGATTAACGGCCTCAGTAAAAAAGCGGAACTCCTCGACCTTCCCGGCACCTACAGTCTTTTTGTAACCTCTCCTGACGAGCAGGTTGCACGTGATTTTATTCTGGGGAATATTCGGGGCGAAGCCAGGCCTGATGTGCTTATTGCGGTCGTAGACGCCACCAACCTGCGCCTGGGGTTGCGCTTGGTAATGGAACTGCGCAGTTTGAATCGGCCCCTGATTCTTGCTCTGAATCAGATGGATACGGCCCGCAGTCGGGGGATAAGCATCGATACGGCCAGCTTGTCTAAAGACATTGGCATTCCAGTGATTGAGACGATCGCCGTAAACAGCCACGGTGTGGATGCACTCAAACATCAGCTGAACCAATATGCCCACGAGCAGACTGGGGATGCCCAGGCACTGGCACTGAGCGACCGCCAGGAATCGGTTGAGGCACTGTACGATAAGATCGCAAGTCTAATACGTTCTCACGTCATTCAACCTGCTCAAACGCCGCGCTGGCAGGATCGTTTGGATCAGGTGGCGATGCACCCTGTTTTGGGTCTGGTGGTTCTTTTTACGATACTGCTGGTGGTTTTTCAGGCTGTTTTTGCCTGGGCCACACCCGCTGTGGATGCCATAGATGCGGGCTTTGGTATGCTGGGTGATTTATTGACCTATATTCTACCTGTCGGTATTCTGCGCGACTTTTTGGTAAACGGTATTATCGCCGGTGTTGGCGGCGTTATCGTTTTTCTTCCCCAGATTATCCTTCTGTTTCTGTTTATCTTGCTACTGGAAGACAGTGGCTACCTTACACGTGCTGCATTTTTGCTAGATCGCCCCATGCGCGGGCTCGGGCTTTCAGGAAGGTCTTTTATCCCCTTATTGTCCAGCTTCGCCTGCGCAGTGCCGGGCATTATGGCTACCCGAACGATATCGGATCCGCGCGAGCGTTTTATTACGATTATGGTGGCGCCGTTGATGACTTGCTCGGCGCGCTTACCGGTTTATGCCTTGATTATCGGGGCTTTTATTCCTCGCAAGACGATAGCAGGCGTATTCAATTTGCAGGGTTTAACCCTCTTCGGGCTTTATTTTGCCGGGGTTGCAAGCGCTTCATTGGTCGCCTGGATAATGCGGCGCCGTCAGGCCCGTGAAGAGTTCCCGCTATTACTGGAATTGCCCAGTTACCGATGGCCTATGGCGTATCACGTCTTCATCGGTTTGCGGGAGCGAGTGTGGATTTTCATGCGCCGTGTCGGCACGATCATTTTGTCGCTTTCGGTCATCTTGTGGTTTCTGGCCAGTTACCCCGGCGCTCCTGTGGACGCCACTCGATCAGCGATTGAGTACAGCTTTGCTGGCATGTTGGGTAACTGGATGCAGCCCTTCTTTGCCCCTCTTGGTTTTAACTGGCAGATGTGTATTGCACTGATTCCTTCTATGGCCGCACGAGAGGTGGCTGTAAGTGCATTAGCGACAGTCTACGCCGTGGCTGGCGGAGATCACGCATTGGGCAGTGCGTTGTACAGCAGCTGGAGTTTACCCGTGGCTTTTGCCTATCTCGCCTGGTTTGTTTACGCGCCCCAGTGTATTGCCACCATTGCGGTTGTCAGAAGAGAAACCAACTCGGTGAAATCAACCGCGC
- a CDS encoding mandelate racemase/muconate lactonizing enzyme family protein encodes MRIESIAVYTADLTYTGKAYAFAGGRSHQVFTSTVVVVTTDTGLHGYGEACPCGPNYMAAFSEGIPSCLSLLAPSVIGEDPTHTTRIHECMNQALTGHAVAKAAIDIACWDLLGKHAGLPVYALLGGLLSPSMPLHRNVPLAESDQMEESLRQFRSEGFRRFQIKLGHSVEEDIDLVRTLSKGKHADELWMCDINRAWRQDEAVRFSRALEDLEIYLEQPCYSYEECLSVRRRIRHPVKLDESLNCLADVQRALRDDAMDAMALKISRVGGLTPSRVIRDVCVDAGTAMTIEDAWGSGIATAAFAHLAASTPAKALLTTTDLHNYNTSQLATGAPEVCSGRMILSDRPGLGVVPDFEKLTLLDVYE; translated from the coding sequence ATGCGTATTGAGAGTATTGCGGTGTATACGGCCGATTTAACCTACACGGGTAAGGCGTATGCCTTTGCGGGAGGAAGATCGCATCAGGTGTTTACCAGTACAGTGGTGGTGGTGACCACTGATACGGGGCTGCATGGCTACGGCGAAGCCTGCCCCTGCGGCCCTAACTATATGGCGGCGTTTTCGGAGGGGATTCCCTCTTGCCTGTCGCTGCTGGCGCCCAGTGTGATAGGTGAGGATCCCACGCACACCACGCGTATTCACGAGTGCATGAACCAGGCGCTGACCGGGCATGCGGTTGCCAAGGCGGCCATTGATATTGCCTGCTGGGATTTGTTGGGCAAGCATGCTGGGCTGCCAGTCTACGCCTTGCTCGGCGGGCTGCTCTCGCCGTCTATGCCGCTGCACCGAAATGTCCCTTTGGCGGAATCGGATCAGATGGAAGAATCTTTGCGTCAGTTTCGATCAGAAGGCTTTCGCCGGTTTCAGATCAAGCTGGGGCATAGTGTTGAGGAAGATATCGATCTGGTGCGCACTCTGAGCAAGGGCAAACATGCAGACGAGCTTTGGATGTGCGACATCAACCGCGCCTGGCGCCAGGATGAAGCCGTGCGATTCTCGCGGGCGCTTGAAGATTTGGAGATCTATCTCGAACAGCCCTGTTACAGCTATGAGGAGTGCCTGTCGGTTCGCCGTCGAATCCGCCACCCGGTTAAACTGGACGAAAGCCTGAACTGCCTGGCCGATGTGCAGCGGGCCTTGCGTGACGATGCGATGGACGCCATGGCCCTGAAAATCAGTCGGGTTGGCGGTTTGACGCCATCACGGGTCATTCGGGACGTGTGCGTAGATGCTGGCACAGCAATGACCATTGAAGATGCCTGGGGCAGCGGTATAGCCACAGCTGCTTTTGCGCATCTGGCGGCCAGCACTCCGGCAAAAGCGTTGCTGACGACAACCGATCTTCACAATTACAATACCTCCCAGTTGGCAACGGGAGCGCCTGAGGTGTGTTCCGGCCGGATGATCCTCAGTGATCGCCCGGGGTTGGGTGTGGTTCCAGATTTTGAGAAGCTGACTCTGCTGGATGTGTACGAGTAA
- a CDS encoding Swt1 family HEPN domain-containing protein codes for MNRAAAIKSFAMTNMLLEADLDLIEKKYQVDLGRGTDKASQIEDAYYPQFDAALRIEAHSMAKHYEVFYCLEKSIRQLIVDVFEGTEDPNWWENLVPEVVRINAKKSIKREKEAAVTPRSSDPIDYTTFGELGEIIKANWSLFGGVVFNDQKAMEKVMFALNSLRNPIAHCSLLAEDEVLRLELALRDWFRITS; via the coding sequence GTGAATCGAGCAGCCGCAATTAAAAGCTTCGCTATGACCAATATGCTTTTAGAAGCTGATCTTGATCTAATTGAGAAAAAATATCAGGTAGATTTAGGCCGCGGAACTGATAAAGCCAGCCAGATAGAAGATGCTTATTATCCTCAGTTCGATGCAGCTTTACGGATTGAAGCTCACAGCATGGCAAAACATTACGAAGTATTTTATTGCCTCGAAAAATCGATAAGGCAGCTAATTGTAGATGTATTTGAAGGAACAGAAGACCCCAATTGGTGGGAAAATCTTGTCCCAGAAGTTGTAAGGATAAACGCAAAAAAAAGCATAAAAAGAGAAAAAGAGGCTGCGGTAACACCAAGGTCCTCAGACCCTATTGATTACACTACATTCGGAGAACTCGGCGAGATAATTAAAGCCAATTGGAGTTTGTTCGGTGGGGTGGTGTTTAACGATCAAAAAGCAATGGAAAAAGTGATGTTCGCTCTAAACTCTTTAAGGAATCCAATTGCGCACTGTTCACTGTTGGCAGAAGATGAAGTTCTTAGGTTGGAGCTGGCACTTAGAGATTGGTTCAGGATTACTAGTTGA
- a CDS encoding DUF6602 domain-containing protein produces MSSKAKNASKINGKEFLQQSFSMQQAMLKTQLEMSSASITHNGTMGDVNEKHFIEMIRKYLPDRYAVDTGIVIDSKGKTSDQIDVVVFDNQYTPTLLDQQNHRFIPAESVYAVFEVKPHIDKAYLEYAGEKAKSVRALHRTSVPIVHAGGVYPAKPHFEIIAGIIATNISWADDFGVAFTLAFKGLEPLQRINCGLAVSGASFDTFNDDDSFTFGPSQNALIYFLFRVLQQLQSLGTVPAIDWNAYAAQLET; encoded by the coding sequence ATGAGCAGCAAAGCGAAAAATGCATCAAAAATTAATGGCAAGGAATTTTTGCAACAGTCCTTCTCTATGCAACAAGCCATGCTAAAAACACAGCTTGAAATGTCAAGTGCGTCTATTACGCACAACGGAACCATGGGCGATGTAAACGAAAAACACTTTATTGAAATGATTAGGAAATACTTGCCTGATCGTTATGCTGTGGATACAGGAATTGTTATTGACTCCAAAGGAAAAACTAGCGACCAAATTGATGTTGTTGTCTTCGATAATCAGTACACACCAACACTTCTTGATCAACAGAATCATAGATTTATACCTGCTGAATCTGTCTACGCTGTTTTTGAAGTTAAACCTCACATTGACAAAGCCTATTTGGAATATGCAGGAGAAAAAGCGAAATCGGTAAGAGCCCTTCATAGAACGAGCGTGCCAATCGTTCATGCAGGTGGCGTTTATCCAGCAAAACCACATTTTGAAATTATTGCAGGGATTATAGCCACTAATATTAGTTGGGCAGACGACTTTGGCGTTGCTTTCACTTTAGCGTTTAAAGGATTAGAGCCGTTGCAACGAATTAATTGTGGTTTGGCTGTAAGTGGTGCATCGTTCGATACTTTTAATGATGATGACTCTTTTACTTTTGGTCCATCTCAAAACGCGTTAATTTATTTCCTGTTTCGGGTTCTTCAACAGCTTCAATCATTAGGCACTGTTCCGGCTATTGACTGGAATGCATACGCCGCACAACTTGAAACCTAA
- a CDS encoding DUF5343 domain-containing protein, whose protein sequence is MENLPYAQRTATLITMLDKIKTASVPEKFSQDFVAEKLLMKGGTPRSIIPFIKKMGLVATDGTPTERYKEFRNPAKSGTAIASAMRELYEQLFEMNEYIHDTNLNLLKGLIVEATGAEQNSTVVSKTLSTFQALRKIADFDFFSEEEIEVSAEAADSASTYAMPQIHSQRSGNNGGEGINLSYTINLNLPTTTDIEVFNAIFKSLKQHLIQE, encoded by the coding sequence GTGGAAAATCTTCCATATGCACAACGTACGGCAACGCTGATAACGATGCTCGATAAAATCAAGACAGCATCAGTTCCAGAGAAGTTCTCACAAGATTTTGTAGCTGAAAAACTCCTTATGAAGGGTGGCACTCCTAGATCGATCATCCCATTTATAAAAAAAATGGGGCTTGTTGCTACCGACGGTACTCCGACCGAGAGGTACAAGGAATTCCGTAATCCAGCTAAATCCGGAACTGCGATCGCATCTGCTATGCGTGAATTATACGAGCAGCTGTTCGAGATGAATGAGTATATACATGATACGAATCTAAACCTTCTTAAGGGGTTAATTGTAGAGGCAACTGGCGCAGAGCAAAACTCTACGGTCGTAAGCAAGACTCTTTCAACGTTTCAAGCATTAAGAAAAATTGCAGACTTTGATTTTTTTTCAGAAGAGGAAATTGAGGTTTCAGCAGAGGCCGCAGATTCAGCATCCACATACGCCATGCCTCAAATACATAGTCAGCGGTCAGGCAACAATGGAGGCGAAGGCATTAATTTGTCATATACGATAAATTTAAACTTACCTACCACTACAGATATTGAAGTGTTTAATGCTATCTTTAAAAGTTTAAAACAACACTTAATCCAGGAGTAA
- a CDS encoding excalibur calcium-binding domain-containing protein, with product MNKIFILAIVLVAGWYANSLYQQNDFPFMQNSETYSGSGEQLKCITKDGRVLYGSVPQGTVCERRESVKGSLTIVSSEAVSANQGSNQKNSSFKCDGRQHCSQMNSRVEAEYFVKNCPNTKMDGDHDGVPCKNDSRF from the coding sequence ATGAACAAAATCTTCATACTTGCCATAGTTTTGGTTGCTGGGTGGTACGCAAACTCTTTATACCAACAAAATGATTTTCCGTTCATGCAAAACTCGGAGACTTACTCTGGATCTGGTGAACAACTAAAGTGCATCACGAAAGACGGTAGAGTTTTATACGGCAGCGTGCCTCAAGGAACTGTATGTGAAAGGCGAGAGTCCGTTAAAGGCTCATTAACAATTGTTTCTAGTGAAGCCGTAAGCGCTAACCAAGGCAGTAACCAAAAAAATTCAAGTTTCAAATGTGATGGCAGGCAACACTGCAGTCAAATGAACTCAAGAGTTGAAGCTGAGTATTTTGTCAAAAATTGTCCAAACACTAAAATGGACGGGGACCACGATGGGGTCCCGTGTAAAAATGATTCCCGATTTTAG